atttgctaatccggacgatcgtaaaaatcatccaaattcagattttggtacctttgactTTGTCATACATGTGCTaaaatagcctgctagtggttcagccgaaagctgtgtatttaagacaaaataaggcattttacatgaatctgtaatttatatactgacagtatataaattagctacatatttGAATGTggtttcaacttcgtcaatactgctgttttcttcgattTCTGCCATTTcagaaataccaaatgacaatttgaatgattatccttcacttttaagcaatttatagacaattttatttttttacacttgcgctggaatcactgTAATGGGTCTTTAATTTACAAATCTACATAACAATTAGCTATTTGTTAAACATGACAAGATAACATGCTAAACCTGCCAAGTAAATGTGTGGATTGCGTGTGAGTTATCACATACAAATATTACCAACTATCAATTTGTCAATGTTTGTGCATGTTTGTATTTTATGTATTCCCTACAAGGATGGGTGAATTAAATTGCGTAATGTCATGTCATGAATGTGTAGGTTGCAAAGGGAAAAGCTCATACGATCGTTCAACTAAATTataaattttgtatattattggtCTAAATTTTGCCATGATACTCAGTCTTGCAAAGGCTTTAAACCACATTTTATACACTCCacgatagtgagaaccaatcagagcaaacgttagtaaattactagccgtgcataattgttgtacaattgcacgggcgcgcactccgcgtagtacgcgcagtgcttttggacgcgttcattttacttGGGAGTTGATGCAATTATACTTGTttacattttccaacatttttagtgacaatttttaaaatagcaaaaatcaagggatttcctcgtgtatgaaataggttaataaatgcgtatcacttgttgctcgagaaattgtacaaaataatgcacttgtactgagatgatgatgcgtctaatgtacacccccccttcggggctcgtgcatcagacgcatcaacatctcagtacgcgtgcattattgtgtacaatttcactcccaacaagtgatccgcatgtattaacctataattgaaaCAGTGACCTTGCACCACAGAACAAATTGAATATGTTCCGGTTATCATCAACTATTTGAATATGGATACCAATGACTGCCGGGAAAGTCTGCCTGACGTCGTGGAAAACCAGCTGATGACGGCGAGGAAAGACCGCTGACTGACTAGAATAATCTGGCATTGCGGATGGGTGCGGATGGCGGGgttgtattatatatattgtgACCCCCACCGGTCATCCGAGAGAGGATGAGGTGTGGCAACGTGTTTTCTATGATCAATGATATTCCAATTCCCCAGACCAAGATAACATGATTCTCCTGCATCTACAGCAAGATAACATTAGCAATTTCTAGCGGAGTTGCATTATTGACAGCTCAATTGCATCATTTTtcgccctgatgtggcagtgacgtcaattaCGTGTACGCTAGCGCTTTGAGAGAACGCTAGCGATTTCAGGCTGTGAATGAAAtatgcattgacgtcactgccacatcagagaCTGGGTGAAAATTTATATCGAGAAAACTATCAGTCTCCATGTCAGACGAAAAATAGCCAGGGCAGATATTTGGGCAGATTCAGCTCAAGCATGCCGTGAAGAAGCTATTTGAGAGGCAAATATGAAATGACCTGCAATGACAGGAATTCGATTATGACATCACTTTGATCTACATGATATCTTGTAGGGAACGCCGACGAGAAAGCTGGAAGTGATGGGTAACTTTATCAGCGTTATTCTATGATGTTGGTAGAACAACAAAGCTTGGCGTTAATGAGCAGAAAATTAGGCAGTCGGAGAGATATCGAGGCGACAGAATGAAATACATCCAtgcttaagcatgttaagatgaAGACAGATGAAGACAGTAAGGCAGCAATGGAAGAATGCTAGTCATGAAGAGCGCCAAGGGCTTGCTGAGCGTCACCAACTACTACGTAAGAAGCAAGCTTTATTAAGACGAATAGAACAGCAGAGGAAGAAGAGGGAACGACAAAGAAGGTGATTCATCAACAACCCATACCAATTCACCAAGAAGCTTTTTGAGAGTGGTGGCCTTAATTTGTGTATTTTAACTTGAGAATACTTATTCTGATTGAAACTACAGTGTGGTACAAAAACAACTTAAACCAATTTGGAAGGTTCATTGCTTGGAGTTCAGAGCAGCTATTCTCAAAAGTGTAATATAATCTAAATAAGTCATGATATGACTattgccagctttgagagaatggactgtcaacactctcaatgcacagcttatactgtttttgttatcagaaaaaaacaCCTcggaatcaagtattacaaatttaatggtttttacacatacGGATAAAATCAGGTCGCTTCTTTataatatattagtaaattgtgatattacaattcatatgtatatcaacatgatgagaaatacttggactaaaaattaacaaaataatttaGATCAATTTCACAGTACGAGCTTAGGATTTGAGCACGACATACATATcaataatatgcaaataaccaatttttatGGCACGGGAACTAACCTTTTGTTGTCCCTTCCCAATTTCTCGTGGTACAAGGTCGCGCATTTTATACACCAATGCACATAAAAAGAGCTATTGTGTATGTACTGCTCGTGAACATATAGTGTCCTACACAGTCAGTTTGGTTACGCGTAttcaaactggctgcggaggagactactctTCATATACTGTACGTCATCCGCCTgctgcattggaaatcaatttcgtTTCGAACGGGGGGTACCGTACGAaccagcattttaccaacacaatttctcttttttcaggagaaatacgcaaaaaaaattgcaacgactgtcaacttgtaatgtaataattattcacttcgaatggagttaaacttgtttttgcaatagatatgccctttaaccaGACCGGTCAAGCACTTTCTGTGTTCCTGTGGCTTCTGTGATTAGCTTCTGGGTCTTTCTAAAGCCAAGGCCGGCTCTATCTGTTTGTCCTTTGCACATCTCAGTTAGAATTTAGTTGGCGTTCTCTCGCCCAAttagttcattcatgtttatctAAATTAAGCGCCTAAGGTAAAGTCTTTTGTGTTAGAGTgtgacaaaatgaaaaaaaaagctgCCGTCGCTTACATAtcagaggaatgtccttctgatatcaaatagctTTGATTTTTCTAAATTTGCGATACAAACAAATGCAAATTTTTACAAAGCAAGACGCTTTGTCCATATGGGGATACGCCATCACCGTCAAAAGGGTGATCTATGTACCCCCAGATGATCAAACTAGTCTGTAGTAAGCAGACGGGGTCCGGCACCTCTAACCCTACCATGCAGCTGGAATCACTTAACCCTAGCTAACTGGAGTTGATATGAAGGAATGAGAACAAGTAAAAGATGTGGCTAGCTGACCTGCCTGATCTGGCAGAGGATACTGATGATGCACTTCGCTTTCAGATTATCTACTCCTGGGAATGTACTTGGACCACACCCACGACGATCCGGATTCTGCAGCCTCTGACGCTGCCCTGCTAATTGACTTTATCTCTCTTCTGTTGAAGCCTAGATCTCGCAACCACTTTTTCAAACAGTGTGCAACAAAACCACGGCAGCCAACTTCGAAGGGGTATCAAGAAGTCTTCCAACCTCTATTCTTGCAGTGTGCTTTCAATTCTGAACACTTTTCTCTCACGAGCATCATCAACGTTGTCTTCCCATGGGACAGTCAGCTCTCCAATGATCACTTCAATTCCAGTCTCTGATGACAATATCTGGACGCAGTGCAGTGATCAATATCTCTCTTGGAAATCCTCCTTTGCCATCCAGATCAACCCTAATGCACCAGACGTTTGCTGAAGAAAGGATGCTCGATATTGAACTGGAACTGTATGGACTGAGAGTCCTCCTTTACAAATGACATGTAGCGCTTGATGTTGGTTGGAGCTTTGAAACATTATTTCGATCAACTTGCAGCTAAACTGCCTCCACTATCACTCCGAGGATGTTATTATGCCTCCAGGTGTACATACCACTCGCAAGAGCAGGTGTACATGATTAGAGAACATATTGCAAAGTACCCTTCTTTCTACATGCATTGCAACAGTCCGTCTTATTGTTGGCAATAGATCATATGTTGACCTGCACAGAAATGAGATGCGACGAGGTTCCACCTGTCAAAGCACGTTCCAAAACATGTATCGTTGTTCACAATTCTCCCACCGTGTCCAAGTGCCTTGCTTAGCTTGACCTGGCACTTATTACGAAgaataaacaattaaaaaataaaagcacATTGCTTGTTTGTTTAACCGGTCGGTCTGGGCGGACACACACATTTGCTTAACGCCTGTAATTATTATTGTCTGTTTAGCATCACGGTGCGTCGTGCGCATGTTATTTATGAAACTAATTGATTATATAACACAAATAGTAAACATCAACATTTGTTTACTAGTACTACCCTGGTATCAAAACACCGatgattttttgatatatttctgGCGCGCACACTTTAGCCAGCTGACAAAAGAGCAAAGTCTATAacctacgagggggtatcaaaaagttttagaaatcgcacagAAGAGAAAGAGCtatttcaatgaaattttgtcaatgcaatcactggtccttatgtacactatggtgcaaaaatggtctcataagtatgtttactttttttacaggcactagatgtcagtacctgcctatgtaaccgcataaccagcaaaatggagaataATGAGGCATGCAGCcgtgattaagttccattttaagggttacagtgtgaccaaatgaaaaaaaatctgtgatgaaataaaattccttttcgaaaaagcaacagtgacatatcacaatcaccaccgaagataactttcatttcatcatcgattttctaggcactgcaacccttcaaaagcaggatcttaataacgctgcttgcctcaattttctcaatcttgcagtttatgcgcaataactggggcagcaggttattggcatctagtgccacctgtaaaaaaagtaaacatacttatgagaccatttttgcaccatagtgtacataaggaccagtaattgcactgacaaaatttcattgatatagctctttcacttctgggcgatttctaaaactttttgataccccctacTTATTTTTCTATTGCGTCACGGGTTTCAGGATCAAGTACGTGGTTGTCCtcctagcaaacacaaacgtGAAAACGTTACAAACGTGTTTTGGGGTTTCGTCAACGTTTTtagaacatttaaatgtcgcgttatataaagatcctgaaaatcttttttttaaacgtttcatAATTTATGGAAATACACTAGaggcaacattttttttaaaaatgttgacaaaatgttttaaaaaaatcttaaacGGTGTCGTTTCTCCTTTAATTCCATTGGTTCTTGTTCgcgttatatgagacaatagagcACAACCGGgttatgtaaacattttttgaagacattttgtcaacacttacataACATTGTGGTAGAacttttgcagcaagtttttttaaatgtttttcaatgtaatAACAACGTTTTATACAATTTATATACGCTTTTAGTAATATTCGAAAGGTTTCtgtacgttttgtgtttgctgggttatatcTGTCAATCAAGCCTTGGATAAATAAACTTGAGATAACGCGCGACATTTCATATCAGTAAAACGGATGCTGCTGAAGGGACATGATATGGAAAGATATTTTTGATGTTGATATTACATCATACTATTGAAAGTGTTTGACCGTTCAGAAGTTAAATTTTGACAAAGGTATCGCTTATGATTCTCCTAAAAAAATCTGACCATCACCATCATCGCAGCCGGTCACAAGCTTGCTCCAATAAGATCTGTCCCGCGCTTTTTTTAAAATCTCAGCTGGGGAAAGAGTAATAGACCTGTTGATTAGTTTGCGATATAAATGGTAAAGTACTCTCTGTCTTTCTTGCCTCCTTTTGCCATGTTGCGGGTCATACAGAGCATAGATATTTATTAGCTCATCTGATGGTTTCCGGAAGATGTGCCCAAGCCATTTCATATGTCGTTTTTGGAAGAGGTGTGATAGTGGCTGTTCATTGGTCATCTGATACACAGTCACATTGGATACTCTAGCATGGTGACGGATCCACAGCATCAATATGTGGCAGTTCGTGGCATAGCTCTTAATGTAGTCCTCCAGCTTCTGTGTGAGAATCCATGATTCACAGCCATAAACAATATTTAGAGGCAAGCTGCAAGAAGATATTGATCAGCGGGGATGTGGCTTGATTTCCAGATTCTGTCAAGTTTCCAGAAGGCAGCCCACGCAAGCTCTGCGTCTGCGTCTTCTAATATCACTTTCGTTGGAGGCCACCATGGATCCAAGGTAACGGAAATCTTCAACTAGCTTGATTTCTTCACCATCCAAAATCGGACCATCTTTGCATGAGTTTGGTGTAATAGTCTCTGTTTTTCCAATGTTGATGAGTAGGCCGACATCCTTAGTTGCTTCACTGTGAGCTTGTACATGCAGCTGGGCTTCTTCCTTGCTGCCAGATAACAGGGTAATGTCATCTGCAAAGTCAAGATCATTCAAAACTTCGGCAGACTCCTTCCTATATCTTCTTGGGTGAGAGACAAAGCCATGTCCTTCTTCAGCTTTTTCAGCAGGAAGTCCATGATGATAACAAAGAGCAAGTACTCCTGTGGTAACAGCAAATTCCTATAACTAATATTATTtgtctaatttaaatttaaaatataatgtaaatagtgccctcaatttgcacacaaatgtaaagtttatagaattaaaattaccacaaaaagcagaaaaagatgaataatttgatatagataaAAGAAAATCTATTTAATAGAATTCTATTATACACCTTGGCAGCGATGGACATCAGACTAATACCTCGGTAGTTTGTCATTAAGGATAGGCCCCTTTCTTTGTaagcagtggacttcggttgtatatataaatgcgcatatataaatgcgcacgtgacatctacaagtcgccataccgtattaaacgatataaggtacccggatgtacataaactccccgtgcaaaagtatagggaaatgacaggtcgcaaggaaaattgcttttgcaaaatagtggcattgattgcaaagggtaaaataacttgacccgaaagataaactctttatcatgtttattaacgttttccatcacggaaaataaaattaactacggaaaagctagatatagctgatttacaaacttatatttcataatttccgtgctaaatgggcgtgccaattggccatatctatgacgtagtgctggtttcatactatcatgctgcttgccgccgagcggcgtgacacacgcgcattgtagacaaacagacacaatcaagacttgtgaatggatgataagtcatgcctcttgtcgcaacggcatgaaagtatgaaaggggacatgattggctttaaggtcagaactgtgcaggcggcggatgacatgatcgagccggcaacttgtgaaaccttGGGTGAGAGACAagccggccgtatggcattttccaatatagtcggttaattttgtggggttcattatcgaaccccaacggttttagcttgtatttatattatttatcaacataggcctatttgtttgtgatatttcaagcgttttaaaatttcaaaataatcccattcaattacacggttgacgatgaaaatttactgaatttagagaatgcaatgcggccaccacctggaactgtggtcgcaatttcagatgattgacagtgaggtaacacgaacatggcactggccatctggtcacgtgcgcatttatatatgcgcatttatatatacaaccgaagtccactggtaaGTGGGATAATGATGTTAGTATTCTAATGTGTTGGTGCATCATATTTGGCAAATATCTGCATGTAGATTTCATGAATGGTCTCTTTAAAAAAATCACTACTATTCTTCAGGAATTCTGCCGTGAAGGAGCTGTCACACCAAGGTGCTTTCCCAAGTTTCAGGGTCCTGATGGCTTCTACCAAGCTGCAAGAAGATATTGATCAGCGGGGATGTGGCATGATTTCCAGATTCTGACAAGTTTCCAGAAGGCAGCCCACGCAAGCTCTGCGTCTGCGCCTTCTAATATCACTTTCGTTGGAGGCCACCATGGATCCAAGGTAACGGAAATCTTCAACTAGCTTGATTTCTTCACCATCCAAAATCGGACCATCTTTGCATGAGTTTGGTGTAATAGTCTCTGTTTTTCCAATGTTGATGAGTAGGCCGACATCCTTAGTTGCTTCACTGTGAGCTTGTACATGCAGCTGGGCTTCTTCCTTGCTGCCAGATAACAGGGTAATGTCATCTGCAAAGTCAAGATCATTCAAAACTTCGGCAGACTCCTTCCTATATCTTCTTGGGTGAGAGACAAAGCCATGTCAGAAATTTGTATATAAACACTGAACTTCTGGGGTTGTTGTAGAGCACTTTTATTGCCTTCACGAACGATCTTCTCTGGGATGCCATGTCTCAAAATAGCGAACATCATGTCCCTGTcaatggagtcgaaggcttttcgAAAATCAATGAATGTTACAAATAGGGGTAACTGCTGGTTCCTTCCATTATTCTTCTCAAGATTTCTTCCAGAGGTCATCTGTGCTGTTGTTCTGTCCACCATCTCTCCTTTTCACTGTAGTGGTCCTTGTAGATATCTTGCCAGCAATAATTATTATGGCCAGCAACTATGGGGCACGGTGGCACAGCGGTACAGGCTCTGCCTTGCCattgtgttgtgctcttgggcacgGCACTTTACCTTACTTGTCTCTCTCTACTCAGAGGTGAAATGGGGAGATGTTATGAattattgtccattgagcgccggcCATAGGTAtgatgagcatgccttgggcattgtatggcagctgacatattcttacgacagcggaataatgtaaagtgctttgatacaCGTGGAAGgcactgtataaataccaacatttaaaaaaatcaattgtattgatgATGTTCCATACCCTGTTGGGCTCTCCGCCTATGTCTGCTTCGGAGAGTTCTTCCATCTGTTCTTCGAGatgtttgatttcatcatcattaTAT
The Amphiura filiformis chromosome 3, Afil_fr2py, whole genome shotgun sequence DNA segment above includes these coding regions:
- the LOC140147457 gene encoding uncharacterized protein, with protein sequence MEDNTREEVLLRIKAGWCCFGRYRKESAEVLNDLDFADDITLLSGSKEEAQLHVQAHSEATKDVGLLINIGKTETITPNSCKDGPILDGEEIKLVEDFRYLGSMVASNESDIRRRRRRACEFAVTTGVLALCYHHGLPAEKAEEGHGFVSHPRRYRKESAEVLNDLDFADDITLLSGSKEEAQLHVQAHSEATKDVGLLINIGKTETITPNSCKDGPILDGEEIKLVEDFRYLGSMVASNESDIRRRRRRACVGCLLET